The following nucleotide sequence is from Drosophila simulans strain w501 chromosome 3L, Prin_Dsim_3.1, whole genome shotgun sequence.
GGCGAATGCGCTGGAGGAGGACTCCGAGTCGGTGCACTCCAACTCTGTGCACGCGGAGTATCCCCACGCGGCGCAGAGCCTCCAGATTCCCGAGGAACCGCCGGAGGAGTGAGTCCTCCGCCTGGGGGGGTTAGGCTCCTCGGGGGGAATCCCCCGAAAATAACCACATTATTTTACTGTAAATCGCAGACGGATGGAGGCGGTGGAATCGATGGAGAGCGGACGGAGCAGCATGCAAACGGCGGAATGAGCGAGTTTCGGATTTGTATGCCTTAAGTTAACTTAGTtcttatgttttatttaagcCATCGCTAAATCGAACAGTTTGTCGGACCAAACGCTTTTTTGTTGAGTTTTTTTCGTcgattttatgcaaaattcgATACGATTACTGGGGTTTTTGTAATCCTGCATTCGGGACAAACGTACGAGGACAGTCTTATGATTTAAGCTTATTTGTTGGGGGCTCAATTTCGCGTATGTGTGCTTTGGCGTTGGCAAGCGGATCCCTTTCGGTTTTCAATTTCACGgaatttaaaactattttcgaaaaatactcAAAATACATGGACTCAAAactatgtatattatattctCTCAAATGTCTAGAGCTGATACTATTTTTGATACATTGAAACACATCGAAGTGGGTGATATATTTTCGGTTGGCTTAGTAtgatcataaaaataaattgaaacaaaccgtgaaattaaaaaacgaaagcaaGACCGATAGAAACAGGAAGTTGGCGATATCGAATATGCAACTGCATATgcacattatatatatttaataactgTATACACGTATGAACGTTGAACATCTACAAGTAGGTACTTAGAGTTaaacgacagcaacaacaaatcgcATCGAGCTAATGTTAATAACGAAAAGCACTCACtcacatacaaacacacaaaaccacacacacacaatcacagCCGTAGCCGTGCACATGCacaaactgaaaaaaatacgaataaaaaaaaacgagaaaatatattgttatcAGTTCGTTaacaaaatgagaaaatagATTTTAGCGTGTAATTatacgaaaatgaaaatggtatTCTAAATAAAATCGTAAATAAAACTCGAGTTTGTTGTTCTCTTCTTAAATTACTCGGCAAAGTTTCTTGGCGTTGTTTTTGATAAAATGATTAAAGCGGAAGTGCAAagttcgtttttggtttttgaaaaTGTACTGTTGCCGCCATTTTGGGTAATTGCTAACGGTGGAACTGCTAGTAGTGGGAACTACAATTTTTTCAGCTCACAAAAACAAGAATGTAAAACCAAATGCTTATCATATTAAACTATAAGATAATATATTTAGAAGCAAACGGAATTTCAAGTCTTGCGGTTGGAAATATCCATGAACAACTGTAAATACTTTATAGAAGTAACGTTATCACTTTCACGCAAGCAAATTCACCACATTTTGGTAAGTTTGAGAGGCGAGTGATATCGATAGGTGATGTGTCACAGTTCTGGATTATCATGTTTCATTATTATCGGAATGACAACTCAAAAATACCGATAAGTGTAAATATTACGATGTAGACTGTTTGTAGataatttttaacattttactaattaaaagcataaatatttattaatgtacatatacaaaaataaaaagaacgaATGTAATTGTTGGTCAAAGATAAATTgttattcatttataaattttacaagCCAGCAAATAAAGATAattaaataagataaataattttattcttgtattagttagtatttttaaaatactcaTTTTCGAAACTGATAAGAACCGATAGGTTTATTAATAAATCGATATCGCGATATTTCGACTGCCCATCAATTTTGGTCCACCACTAGTGCAAAGCGAAAAGCagagaaagaaataataattcgTGTTTTGTGTGCAGAGTGCAAAGGGTAAATAAGTTGCAATATCATCGCAATCGCCGTCGATAGCCCTAAAAACCCGATAAAGTGCCAGGATTTTTGGATATCCATATCGTGCGCGCAGCTCTACTATTTTCCCCCTTTGTTGACGTCGCAttgtcgtcatcgtcatcttGTGACCGTGTCTATTCGAGtccgaaaaaagaaagaaaagaaagtcgtaaaatatataaaagaaaactaGTTGGGGAGGAGGAgtcgcacacacagacacacacatacacagccGAGCGGAGcccccacacgcacacacacacacaaccaaaGGCGAACTGCAGtgaagcaacaaaaacaacaataacacagAAACATTGCAGGTGAGCGAATGAGTAAGTGGGAGGGGGCCACAAACatatttctctctctctttctctttggGGCTTCtttttcttaaataataattttccgTAATTATAGATCCCCCTTGTCTAAACGTAATTCCCCGCTAACCGTTTTTTACTACATATGCTTATTGATAGCGCTTCTTgctttttgtgttattttttttgttttttttttgtatttgataacTGCCGTTAGCCGGTCGAGTGATTAGTCATAGTGGATCCAGGGTTGGCAGGGGCGTGGGTGGAAACGGGTTTATGTATGCGAGGGGGGGCGGATGAGTAATGAATGAAGTTTCGCACATTCGTGTGCCCCCCAATCAGTGCGTCCGTGTGCGTAtgcccgtgtgtgtgtgtgcgagtagTTCGAGTGTCACAAATGAAATCTAATCGCATTTCTGGCTCGTTATCATACGCACACAGCCACAGAAAGCACCCATGTAGCCATTAATacctatatattatatataaatgataccTAATGTACGCCCGCATTTACAACAGATGCAGCAACATTGGAAAATGCAACAGTGCCAGTGGTACGGTGGAGTGGTGGGGGGCGACGCCGAGGGTGATCGAGGAGGGGCCCGGCGATCGTGTTGCACAGAGGGCAGCATCAGCGAGCGAGCAGTGACCTTCGTCACCAGCGGCTAGCCCTTTCCACCTGTTTGAGGTGCTAATAgaaaaacatctcaagaagcAAGATAACCGtaaaccaaaagcaaacatttcatttgcgAAAATAACGTAGATATCTTCAGAATGTGAAAATTCCACATCTACCAGATAAGCCAGATGTTTAACACAgacattttattgttattatagtCTCTCTTTGTACAATCTTCAATGTTTCTTTGAAGTATTCTCTTCTTAAgtcgaaaaaacaaaaattatagtttCCAATCGTCAGATCCTTGCGAATTTCTTCTATTCAATTTTAACAtttgtattacatttttaagttttcttAATCCGAAGATTGAGGAAGAATTAATTCAACCTGCAGGGTTTAAATAGAAAAGCTTCCCTGTTGATTAATGAGAtaaaaagtatgtatataGGAATCGTAGATGAGAACGATCTTTTGTGGGGCTACTGACGGGCTTTCATCAATATTTTTCACCTTAGCGGAAACATGCTAAACGTCTGACAATAATGCACGTCAAATAGCCTCGTGAATGTGGAATATTTTGCTCGCATTTAATTGCGTTTGGATATAACGAGTGTGATCGCAGACTGATCAGTACCACCGCGCATATCAATCGGCGAACAACGCACACGCAGCTGCTCCCCATTTCGAGTTTAGTTCGGTGTTTGGAGCGTTTGGGGAGCTTTTTCTGCCTCTTAGCTATACGAGTGTATACACGTTCATTGAACCGCTGGCTGGCGTCAAGGCTCGCAGCCTTTGGAACAAAGTGATTCGCAACTCGTTGGgcattctgtttgttttgataCCCACACAAGCGCATctgtatattttttggcaataaaGCGAAGCGGCGACGTTTTGCCGAAAGTCAAGTGCACAGAAACACAAAGAAAGCTTCGTCTGGCATTCAATTTGCTCAAGTTCAggccaccaccacaacaaaaacagaccgtcaccatcaccaccgcaccaccaccacccacttttacTTGACTCTTGCACTTCATTTGCGTAGTCTTACTGCGcgacatttaattaaattatttcgcGTTCCACtggccaaatgaaaacaaacaaacgaggCAGACAAACGGCCCTTTTTCGCAGTGGATCGCTACTACGATCCATCGGTCAATGAATTTCACTGCCCATTTACGAGTATGAGTATTCCCCCTCATATTCACTCGATTTCTCGCATAGCTCGAATGCCTGCGGAACGGGTTTATCTGTGAGATACAGTTTTGAGGCGGGTTCTCGATGGAGTTTCCCCACGGCCGGCTCTTCTCGATATGTGTCAAGTGCGTTGTTTAcacgaaaaataaacaaaaataaatgcagacCCGTCGGACCGCATAAAGAACAGTGGTTATATCAGAAACTCCAACGATTCTTCAGTTACAAACTGGTTAATAATCGCCACTTAACTTAGCAGTATTTTTGAGATTTTGCTGGGGTTAATTGCTATCTTAAATGCCGAAAAGACCTTTTTAAAGCTTCATTGTGTTATATGTAAAAAAGTTTTGcctttattaattgtttttaaagtgATTTCTAATCAAATTACGATATCTCAAAACAAGAACGTGGTATATTTTTGGATTTCTTAGTCTTATCGATAacctaataaaaaaaaatgtggtaTTCGCTTATCAAGAATATGTTCGCCTCTTCTATTTATTGCTccattatattattttcaataaatttaacaatgaTATAAAGTGTGTAACACACGTACTGTGCGTTTTATCTACTTTTTCCCAAACAAAGCCGTAAAACGCGTCGTCTTACTTTGTACACATGCACGTAGTTATCTTATGCTTAATAAGCTTCAATTCCCAActactaatatatatatatttttgaaattcttAATGGTCGAGAACCACATTACTCTAAATTCTTCTCAAAGAAGTTTCTCCGCCTTTGCAACTAAATCGATAACAATTTGATTAGCCGGTGTGCATTTTTCgcttttaaaaatagatgGAACCACGCCAAGAGGGCGGTGGAAAATCAATTCATTTGCTATAAATTCTCGCTGTGCTTGTGGGTTGCCATTTAATGCATAATGCAGTTTGGtctgaaaatttgcatatccaGACATAGCCGTAGACATTTGTCTGTCCACTTTCTGATTCTTGAGCCCTGGCTATTAGCACTTTTGCGGCTTCTTGTTTCGGTCTGCCATGGGTTAAGTTCAAGCAGAGTCTCTATGAGTTAAATGAGATTGATTTGCTGCAAAGATAATATTCTtgtataaatcaaattttatatattgttaatggttaaaattcaattgattttaagCACTTTCgttggcaaataaatgtaGCATTCATTGCTTTTGCTTAGTTTgtacaaaattatattttgatttatttttgtgctGTGTATTTCCTAGTCGACTTTGAAATGTCAAGGGAAATACTCTTTTgccatgttttgttttatttcttttttgccatTCTTTTCCTTTCcgtttgctttttgtttgcccgcaaattgaattatttctTCTAGAGGCTTTCGGACTGGGTGTATCTAGTATTGTAAAGTCTGGTGCGGCTATTAAAGCAGCGCTTTAAAATCTCAGGGTTTCGTATATCAAGTTCGGTTTCCACATATGCTTTCACTCTTTTTGTTTGGTGCACTTGAGTTTGGCGATTACTTTATCTAttaatttgtgtgttttgcacTATTGCAACAACAGACACAACCGACATTTgactatataaatatgtatatccgTATGTGTACTCTTTTACTATGTATTTTGATTGTATTTATCTTGTATCTCATATATAGCTTGCTTTGGAGCACTTAAACAGcaataaacataaaccaaaacgaatttaaaaacaaaaagagcaaaaaaatcTAAAGCCTATTCAAGCAAAAGTCCAAAGTTTCtgtatagaaaataaaaaaccaattcaaacgcaaaaacaaacgaaaagtAAGTCTGAATGTTAATTCATCTCATATAACTTCAATTTCTTTtccacaacaaaaataaaaaataaaccgcCAATTATAAATGGGacatattgaaaatattcGATCCGATTCGATTTGAAACTAGAGTTTCAACTCTCACCACACCGAGCCGCAACACAGAGCAGCAAAACTCACCAAAAAGATCACGTAACACATTCCACATACGTTCCACACCAACTGGTACCGATTCATCTTCAACGtttctctttgtttttgttcagATTTTGTAGCCCGAAACACACTTAACACTTTAGATTTGGAAACATTTCAAAAAACCTCGCAGAaactgtcaaaaaaaaaaaaaccaaatcccAAATTTACCAAACACCGATTCGCATTAACATCAAAGCGGGACTCTTCGATAGCAAGACTAAACCTAAGATCTAATAACCCTTTTCACAATCCAACCAAAAACCCCCCTATCCCACTTAACGGGTTGGATCAAGAAGATATAGCCATGTTAACACCCCTTTCCATCATTCTTGTCACACAGTGAGAAAGCAAAAGGACGATATGCAGGTCAATGTCGCTGGTCTGCGCAGAAACATCAAGAACCTTGCGCACAACTACTCCGATGCCCAGGTAAGTGATCTACAGGATCCATAAGCCAATTTACCTATTTAAACCCAACATTGATATCCACAGGTCAAAGTGCGCGAGGCAACCTCGAATGACCCATGGGGTCCTTCGGCCGCCATCATGAGCGAGATAGCGGAGCTCACCAACAATGTGGTAGCCTTTTCGGAAATCATGCAGATGATCTGGAAGCGTCTTAATGACCACGGCAAGAACTGGCGACATGTGTACAAAGCACTCATTTTGCTGGAGTATCTGATTAAGACCGGCTCGGAAAAGGTGGCCCAGCAGTGCAAGGAGAACATCTTTGCCATTCAAACCCTGCGAGAGTTTGTGTATTTCGAAGAGGGCAAGGATCAGGGCACCCATGTCCGTGAGAAGGCCAAGCAGCTGGTTACTCTTCTCAAGGATGACGAGCGCCTGAAGAACGAGCGTGTAAAGGCGCAGAAGGCCAGGGAGAGATTCGCCCAGAACCCGAGCGGGTTCGGCAGCGATGGCTATATTGATGGACCATCGCAACGAGACCTGCCGCCAGGCTGGCAGGAGGAGCCGCCTAAATCGGTATCCGAGCTGGAAATGGTTCGTCCCCAGACGGCCGGtgaggaggagctgcaactccagctggccatggccatgtcACGAGAGGAagcggagcaggaggaggccAAGCGACGCAGTGATGATGTGCGTCTGCAACTTGCTCTCAGCCAGAGTGAGCAGGATTTCAAGTGAGTAGAGAACGTCAAATAAAACGACTCGTCTGGTTTCAATACCAATCAAATCCTCCAATTTAGGGATCCAAACGGACGACCTATTCCTGCGCCCAAGAAGGAGGAACAACAGAGCCATTTGCTAGATCTGCTGGATATTTCTTTGGGGGCTACGAGTATCTCGAGTCCGCCGCTGGGCGCTGCAGGCGGCGCCCCCACGGCTGTTGTCGATCCCTGGGCCATGCCAGGCCCAAGAGCTCCCAGCCAGTTGTCCGATCCTTGGTCCGGTACTTCCTCGCCTCAAGTGGATCCCTGGAACCCCTCCGCTGCCCCACGAACCATCTTGGGTGCCGG
It contains:
- the LOC6737153 gene encoding epsin-1 isoform X5 gives rise to the protein MQVNVAGLRRNIKNLAHNYSDAQVKVREATSNDPWGPSAAIMSEIAELTNNVVAFSEIMQMIWKRLNDHGKNWRHVYKALILLEYLIKTGSEKVAQQCKENIFAIQTLREFVYFEEGKDQGTHVREKAKQLVTLLKDDERLKNERVKAQKARERFAQNPSGFGSDGYIDGPSQRDLPPGWQEEPPKSVSELEMVRPQTAGEEELQLQLAMAMSREEAEQEEAKRRSDDVRLQLALSQSEQDFKDPNGRPIPAPKKEEQQSHLLDLLDISLGATSISSPPLGAAGGAPTAVVDPWAMPGPRAPSQLSDPWSGTSSPQVDPWNPSAAPRTILGAGVPMTSAPLGGGAGNDAWGARTQSPSVASGSSNEGWLQSNGNANQNGRGPTPAGPPAEGWLIKSTAVGALGAAPVNHAANNGSSSSDPWLAEPAASAAGGAAAVGLADPWASGAASQTGAGALDDPWKALGTGAIKKQSPEFDEFDLITNRNKSEHSNSNASNNNNASLLDDMDPLSVNYGNGGINSSMHPSTGATAKKPIKDAHSFLGENSALVNLDNLIKPIAPQTQTGNQPAYNPFSDNVVPPKTNLFQQQQPAVPSINQLKQQAPFSVSMNQDPWAPVMGGVSTTSQQNNNMPWIKPEAATNPFLS
- the LOC6737153 gene encoding epsin-1 isoform X6 translates to MQVNVAGLRRNIKNLAHNYSDAQVKVREATSNDPWGPSAAIMSEIAELTNNVVAFSEIMQMIWKRLNDHGKNWRHVYKALILLEYLIKTGSEKVAQQCKENIFAIQTLREFVYFEEGKDQGTHVREKAKQLVTLLKDDERLKNERVKAQKARERFAQNPSGFGSDGYIDGPSQRDLPPGWQEEPPKSVSELEMVRPQTAGEEELQLQLAMAMSREEAEQEEAKRRSDDVRLQLALSQSEQDFKDPNGRPIPAPKKEEQQSHLLDLLDISLGATSISSPPLGAAGGAPTAVVDPWAMPGPRAPSQLSDPWSGTSSPQVDPWNPSAAPRTILGAGVPMTSAPLGGGAGNDAWGARTQSPSVASGSSNEGWLQSNGNANQNGRGPTPAGPPAEGWLIKSTAVGALGAAPVNHAANNGSSSSDPWLAEPAASAAGGAAAVGLADPWASGAASQTGAGALDDPWKALGTGAIKKQSPEFDEFDLITNRNKSEHSNSNASNNNNASLLDDMDPLSVNYGNGGINSSMHPSTGATAKKPIKDAHSFLGENSALVNLDNLIKPIAPQTQTGNQPAYNPFSDNVVPPKTNLFQQQQPAVPSINQLKQQAPFSVSMNQDPWAPVMGGVSTTSQPSMEAWTLK